GTTTCCGAAGTAGCGCGTCCCCGGACCGGCCGAATCTCTGTCGCGATCGCTGACGGCGTGGCCAGTGTGGAGATTTCCAACCTGGCGCAGAGAAACGCTCTGACCAAGGACATGTGCCTGGAGATCCAGGAACTGATGCCTCAACTGGACGCCGATCCGGACGTTGCGGTGGTTGTGCTGCGCGGCGCCGGAGATACGTTCTGCGCCGGGGCGTCCATCAGTGAACTGGCCTCGGTGCTGCTGGATCCCCAGCCGGACGGTTCCACGGCGGATCACCTCAGCAGGGCAGATTCGGCCATCGCAGCCCTGTCGAAGCCCGCCGTTGCCTTGGTGGATGGCGCCTGCATGGGCGGCGGGTGGCAGATCGCGTCGGCTTGCGACTTCATCATCGCCAACGAGCGTGCCGTCATAGGGCTCACCCCGGCCAAGATCGGCATCATCTACCCACGGCCCGGCCTCGAACGGCTGGTCCGGTTAGTGGGACATGCCAACGCGAAGTACATCCTGCTCACCGGACAGACGTTCAGCGCTCCTGAAGCTCGAGCGCTCGGGCTGGTTGCCGACGTCGTGCCTTCCGAATCCTTTGAGGAGAAGTGCGCAGCGCTTGTCCGTTCCTTGCGGAGCCGCTCCCGGTTCTCCATGCACTCCATGAAGCGGCTGGTGGACTTGACGGACAGTGTGCCTGCGGCCGGCATTGATCAGGAATGGGCGGCAGCTTGGTCGGCGATGCCCGACAGCCCGGACATGGGGATCGGCATCAGCGCATTCCTGAACCGCGAGCAGCCCCGGTTCATGTGGCGGCCTGCATAGTGAGCAGCCCCTGAGCTGTGATCCGCGCCTCATCCGGCACAACTGAGGCCCTCCCCGCGTTGTACAGGGAACGAGTTGTACAGAAGACGAAGGGAGGGCTCATGCTCATTGTTCTGACGGGAATTGACGGCTCAGGAAAAACGACGGCGGCCCGCGCCTTGGTCGATTCAGCTCTGGCTGAGGGACGAAGCGCCCTGCTGCTCAGTAATCACGCTGCACGCCGAAGGATGTCGCTCCTATCGGCGCGGTATGGGTGGAAGGTGCCGCCACGCGTCGCGGACTTCATCGAAACCGGCGTTCGCGTGTTCAACGTGCTGGTGAACCACGCGCGCGCCCGGCAATTCGACGGCCTGGTGGTCATGGACCGCCACCTCCATTGCCAGCTGGCCTTACGCCAGGCCAACGGATTGCGTCGCGGCCGGCTGCTGCCATGGCTGCTGGAGAAACTCCCGGCTGCTGACCTGCACGTCCACTTCGACGCGGATCCCACCATCGCCCATGAGCGGGTTATGGCGCGTGGGACGGACCAAGAGACAGTTGCCGATCTGAGGGCATTCAGGGACGCATACCGTTCACTGCCTGAATATGAAGACTTTGCCGTGGTGGACGCCAGCGGCGAACCTGGCGACGTCCAGGCCCAGCTGAACCGTGTGATCACTGGTAAGGAACCACTCCACGCCTAGCCCAAGCGGCTCGCAGCGCGGCCGGTTGACTTGCAGCATCTCTTTTGCAGGGTAGGCTCGCGCAGATGAGCCGGCTTGCGAAGGAACATCTTCAGTGATTTCAGAGGCTAGGATCAGCCGCGGATCCCAGAAAGTCATTTCAAGCGTTGTGGGCGTGGCCTGCTTCTTCATCATTGCGACTGCTATTCCCAGCGGCGTCCTGCTAATCAGCCTGGCGCTGGCTGTTCTTATGCTCCTTTTGACAGCGCTGGTGCTGCGTATGACCGTGAGCATCGAATCCACAGAACGCACCTTGGTAGTCAGATGCCGGCCGTTCTACTCCCGGACGGTCCCACTGAAGGACATCGTCGATGCCTCCCCCGCCCCATCCAGCTCCCTGACCGAGGGCTTTGGCATTTGCTACTTGGGCCGGAAAACATGGGGGCTGCTGGTCGGCGGACCAGCCATCGTCATCGAAACGCCCAACCGCACGTGGATCATCTCGACCCCGAACCCCGAGTCCACAGCCGCAGCCATCCTCGCCCACGCCGGCAAACTGAGGGACAGGTAGTTGGGTACATAGCGGCCGGTCAATCCCGCGGGCGCATTAGCGGAGGGTTGAGTACGGCGCGGGTTGGCTGGCCCGGCGTCGGACGTGCCTCGGAGGCGAGCCTGAACAGCGCAGCCGGCCGTCCGGCGTCGCCCGTTGTCATTCGGCCGGTGTCTTCAAGAAATCCAGGCGTCCCCGTGGCTTTTCTGTGGAAGTTCCGCGGGTCCAGGCGTGTGCCCCACACAGCCTCGTAGACGGAGCGGAGCTGGGCGATGGTGAACTCCTCGCCGCAGAACGCCGCGCCCAGGGGCGAGTATTCAAGCTTCGACTTTGCCCGCTCCAAGGCGTCGGCGAGGATCCGCGCGTGGTCGAAGGCCAGATCAAGCTTCCCATCGAGGACATCACGAACCAGGTACCACGCAGCCTGCTCAGCGTCACTACCGGCCGACAACACCGGGAAGTCCGGCGCCAGCAGCAGATGAGCCACGGTCAGGACGTCGCCACGAGGGTCGCGCCCCTTCGGGCCGTAGCTCCCCAATTGCTCCAGGTGACCCGGAAGATGTTCGACGCCGGTCTCCTCCGCGAGCTCCCGACGAGCCGCTTCGAGGAGGTCCTCGCCCGCGAGCACGAAGCCACCCGGTAGTGCGAGCTTGCCGCGGAAGGGCTCAATAAGGCGGGTGATGAGGAGGACGTTCAACTCGCCGTCGCGGACCGTCAGGGCGACGACGTCGACTGTCACGGGGAAGCGCTCAGGCGCCGGATGGGATTCAGGCATGAAGCAATCGTAGGGAATTATCGTCATCTTGACAATAAAGCTGGATCCACTCTAGTGTTTGGTTATCGTCAAGTTGACGATAACCAAATGAAGGAGAGAACATCATGGCCAACATCAAGCGCTACCCCTGGATCAGCCACTTCCTTGGCAGCCCCACCGGCTACGTCGTGCACCTCCAGAAGGGGATGGTCAGGCACCAAGGAGTTGGCCAGGCATTCTGGTTCCGCCCCGCGAACTCGGTACTGAGCGAGGTCCCCGTAGATGACCAGGAACTGCCCACGCTCTTCCACGCCATCACCCGCGACCACCAGGACGTGAGTGTTCAGGCCAACGTGACCTACCGGTTCATCGATCCCGTGGCCGTCTCCATGCGCCTCGACTTCGGCTTGCAAACTGCGGGCAAGGCGCCTGCAACCGGACGTGAGCAGGTGTCCACCATCATCGGCCAGCTGTGCCAAAGCCACGCGATCGACCAGATCGCCACCACCACACTCGCCGAGGCGCTCGAACGCGGAGTCAGCCAGCTGCGTCTCGTCCTCACCGAAGCACTGCGGGCCGATGCAAGGCTTCAGTCCACCGGCATCGAAATCCTCGGGGTGCAGGTCCTCGCAGTTCGTCCTGAATCCGACGTCGAACGCGCCCTCCAGACGCCGGTGCGTGAACAACTCCAGGCCGAAGCGGACCGGGCCGTATACGAGAGGCGGGCAGTCGCCGTCGAACGTGAACGCACCATCTCCGAAAATGAAATGGCTAGCCAAATCGAACTGGCCGTACGCCGCGAAAATCTGGTGGCCCAGGAAGGCGCAAATGCCCGGCGCGCTGCTGAAGAGAAAGCAGCCGCGGGACTCATTGAGGCCCAAGGCTCTGCTGAACGGAAGGGTATTGGCGCCGCCGCCGAAGCCAACCAGATCCGGCTGGTTGGCGAAGCAGCTGCAGCCCGCGAAGCCGCAACCATGGAGGTCTACCGCGGCATGGAACAGGCCACACTCCTGGCGTTGGCACTCAAGGATGCAGCCGGCAGCCTCCCGAACATCGGGAACCTCACCATCACTCCGGACCTGCTCAGCGGAGCACTTGCCGGACTGTTCAAGGAACCCGCCGCTACTGTAGAACCCACCAAGTAAGGACCGGTCATGGCAACCCCGCGCATCGTCATCGTCCACCGACGAACAGAACTCCAGGAACTTCTGGACCGGCACGCCACCCGGGGCCAGGCCGAGTTCTTCCTCCGTACGCGTGGCCGCAGCATCCAGGACGTGCAGGATCGGCACGATCAGCTCACCTCCGCTCTCGCAACCATCAGGGCGGCAGTACCCTCCGATTGGCGCCAGGCAGAAGTAGAACGGGCGGACCTGAGCCGCTTCCTGCTCACGGCCGAGGACATCATCGCCGTGGTGGGACAGGACGGACTCGTGGCGAATGTTGCCAAGTACCTGAATGGCCAGCCGGTGATCGGCATCGATCCTGAGCCAGGCGCAAACCCGGGCGTACTGGTCCGGCACACGCCCGCAGCGGCCGCCGCCTTGCTGGGTGCCGGCGACCTTGGGCGGCTCCGCTGCCAAAATCTCACCACCGTGACGGCAACGCTCGACGACGGTCAGCAGCTATCGGCGCTCAACGAAGTTTTCGTCGGGCACGCCTCGCACCAATCGGCGAAGTACTCCATCACAGCGCCGAGTTTCACGGTTCCGGGCGGGCAAACAGAGCGGCAGTCGTCGTCGGGCCTCATCGTCTCCACAGGGACCGGCGCCACCGGCTGGTGCGCCTCCATTGCTTTGGAACGTGGAGGGCGGGCACTGCCTGGACCCACCGATCCGCGGCTCGCATGGTTTGTCCGCGAAGCCTGGCCCTCCCCGGTCACCGGTGCCTCGTTGACCGAAGGTGTCTTGGAAGCCGGCG
This genomic interval from Paenarthrobacter aurescens TC1 contains the following:
- a CDS encoding enoyl-CoA hydratase/isomerase family protein (identified by match to protein family HMM PF00378): MSTVSEVARPRTGRISVAIADGVASVEISNLAQRNALTKDMCLEIQELMPQLDADPDVAVVVLRGAGDTFCAGASISELASVLLDPQPDGSTADHLSRADSAIAALSKPAVALVDGACMGGGWQIASACDFIIANERAVIGLTPAKIGIIYPRPGLERLVRLVGHANAKYILLTGQTFSAPEARALGLVADVVPSESFEEKCAALVRSLRSRSRFSMHSMKRLVDLTDSVPAAGIDQEWAAAWSAMPDSPDMGIGISAFLNREQPRFMWRPA
- a CDS encoding DNA hydrolase, MutT/nudix family (identified by match to protein family HMM PF00293); amino-acid sequence: MTIIPYDCFMPESHPAPERFPVTVDVVALTVRDGELNVLLITRLIEPFRGKLALPGGFVLAGEDLLEAARRELAEETGVEHLPGHLEQLGSYGPKGRDPRGDVLTVAHLLLAPDFPVLSAGSDAEQAAWYLVRDVLDGKLDLAFDHARILADALERAKSKLEYSPLGAAFCGEEFTIAQLRSVYEAVWGTRLDPRNFHRKATGTPGFLEDTGRMTTGDAGRPAALFRLASEARPTPGQPTRAVLNPPLMRPRD
- a CDS encoding putative Thymidylate kinase, with product MLIVLTGIDGSGKTTAARALVDSALAEGRSALLLSNHAARRRMSLLSARYGWKVPPRVADFIETGVRVFNVLVNHARARQFDGLVVMDRHLHCQLALRQANGLRRGRLLPWLLEKLPAADLHVHFDADPTIAHERVMARGTDQETVADLRAFRDAYRSLPEYEDFAVVDASGEPGDVQAQLNRVITGKEPLHA
- a CDS encoding hypothetical protein (identified by Glimmer2; putative); the protein is MISEARISRGSQKVISSVVGVACFFIIATAIPSGVLLISLALAVLMLLLTALVLRMTVSIESTERTLVVRCRPFYSRTVPLKDIVDASPAPSSSLTEGFGICYLGRKTWGLLVGGPAIVIETPNRTWIISTPNPESTAAAILAHAGKLRDR